In Palaemon carinicauda isolate YSFRI2023 chromosome 1, ASM3689809v2, whole genome shotgun sequence, the genomic stretch tagctctgcctgaaggagacggctctccgcagtcggtcagagcattacaggatacaggtgcagacgtttcactaatcttatggcaccagttgcctatcggtgccaaagttcagcaggacaatcgcatgacagtccgttggatcgaaggagtcactaaggatcttcctactgtggagttgagagtgaccacgccccagctcagcaaaaggtgcaggctaggggtagtgagcgatctcggacatgagggctatgacttgctcttgggacaagacctcctaagaggcatacagcgtgtgcccctcaggtgcatgaaagcaGTTGAGCCGGAGCCCGAGACTGAGAATGCCcctcctgaagaagacaaatggctagctgacattgaccttggagaagtaccttggctaagtgaggtggcgcgagagccctcctcctatagcaatgagtctgagcctcgtaccccGGAAACCTATTCGGAAGGAGCGGTGCTGCTCACCACCACAGGGAATGAAGCTAACCCAAATACTAGCCCAGGGGTCTCGGGGGAGTCTGAGGGAGAAGCGTCCATTTCCCCAGAGGACCTTGGGAGTCGGACGGAGCTTATCAAATCTCAGTTGTTGGACGAGACGCTGAAAACCTACAGGGAAGCTGCTTACTCAGACGAAGCAGAGATGACTAACCTCTCAAAGGAGAATTTCCTGCTGAAGGAAGGGGTGCTCTTCAGAGTCACCCGAGGCCATCACGATCCTGCAGAAGCCctttgccggcaagtagttgttccccgtaatctccgcttggtggtgctacgtatggctcatgagggattgggaggacactttggtgtgaaacgcactacccacctgatccagcctcatttcttctggccgggattgcagaagagtgttaaggcttacgtagcttcctgccatctgtgccaagttgccggtaacccaaaccaggtggtgccgcgggctcctctccaacccattccatctGCAGGTATCCCCTTCCATGATGTACTAGTGGATTATGTGGGTCCCCTGCCCCGTAGTAAGCGTGGAAATCGTTTCTTATTAACCATGATTGATCGGTTCACTCGCTACCTCGAAGCTGTACCGACCAGGTGCGCCAATGCCAGTCATGCTGTCAGGGGCCTGACACAATTTTTTTGTAGGTTTGGGTTCCCAGCCACAGTCCAGTCGGATAAGGGCTCTCACTTCATGGCAAGAGAGTTTAAGGCAGCAATGGAGTACCATGGTGTCCACCACCAGACCTCTACGGCATATCACCCAGAGAGCCAAGGACTCGTGGAGCGCTCCCACCAAACACTAAAAACAGTCTTGACGAAGTTCGGGGAGGCTGGCTCTTCGGATTGGGAGGAGAACTTGCCTTACGCTCTGTTCGCCCTCCGCCAAGCACGCTCAGAAACCACAGGATACAGCCCTTTTGAGTTGTTGTACGCTCACTCCACACGTGGGCCACTTGACATACTCTATGAAGCTTGGGAGgactcctccaaggcctcctgggtGGAAGAGCTGCCAGATATACAGGCTAAGATACGAACTGCCTGGGAAATTGCCAAGGCTTCCGAGGCGAAGGTACAGGGCATCACAAAAGGTCACGTAGATCGTAAAGCCCAGGATCGAAGTTTTGAGgtgggagaccaagttctggttctccgcccaggggaacagagaccgttaagcacaaaatttacgggccctcacaagattcttgggaagaagggtaaattaaattaCCTAGTGGATTGTGGCATAAGGCGAGCCAAGTGGCTCCATATCAACCTGCTTAAGCCCTATCAACAAAGGGCCAATGTGGTGGGTACTGTTACCCAGGTCCACTCACCCGAGAGCAACTCCGAGGTCCTGGCCAACTTTAAGCTGGTCACCCCTGTGTTGGACACTGTTAAGAGGGATATTGTCAAGAACCTCCTGCTACAGCACCCACAGGTAGTGCGAGACACACTGGGTCACACCCAACTACTAGAACACAAGATTGACTTGGTCCCAGGAACGTGTCCGATCCGCCAGAATTATTATCGGTTAAACCCCCAACGGGCTGAAAGGGTGTCGGAACAGATAAAATTGCAGCTCAGCTTAGGtctcattgaggaaagtgaaagtccatgggcatcactggtggtcctagtgccaaaagagggagggggggataggctatgtatagatttccgcaaattgaatgcggtgacaaaacctgagtcctacccactccctcgcatcgaggattgcttggagagcttaggtgaatcaccttatctaagtaagattgacctagaaaagggctactggcaggtaccactggcagaggagtcgcggccactgaccgcattcataacccgagatggactttaccagtgtcgagtaatgccttttggtcttaggaacgcacccagctgcttccagagactcatgaacaaggtactagcgggaatttccaactgtgtggtctacctagatgacatcgtcattttctccaaggcctgggaagaacacctccaaaccctagggaaggtgctgagggccctccaaaaggcaaatttggtcatcaacctcAAAAAATGCACGTTTGGCGGGACTGAGATTACCTACCTGGGCCACCAAGTAGGAAGGGGCAAAATAATGCCCAAAGATGCAAATATCCGTGCAATACAAGAGATGCCCTACCCTAGGACTAAGAAGGAAGCCCAACGATTCCTGGGGATGGTACAGTACTTCCGGAGGTTTGTGCCCAACTTTTCTCAGGTAGCCGCTCCCATCACAGACTTGTTCAAAGGAAAAAAGCTGTTCTGCTGTACGGATGAATGCCGGGCGGCCTATGACCACCTAAAAGGCATTTTAATGAGCCGTCCCGTGCTCCGTGCACCAGATTACACTAAACCTTTCGCTCTCGCTGTGAatgccagtgacataggggtgggagctgtcctcctgcaagaggaagatcaagtccgacaccctattgcatacttctcaaagaaactgaaccctgctcaaactaggtacagtactattgagaaggagctcttaggcatggtcttgtcactgaagcatttcgaatcatatcatgctgaccatgagttcccactcacagtcctcacggaccataaccctctgacttacttgacgcagttccgaaataagaataagagactcatgaggtggtgcatggacctccaagactacaattggaaggtcgagcacataagaggcacagataataaaatagcagatgtcctctccaggcattagtgctcagggcacagtgccataaccatagcctgtagtcatagtaagtaggtaaatttagtttgtatgaaaaaatatttattggccttggtgtctccccaggtagataaacttgaggagccatcttggcatcattatttgcattgaatttattttcatgtatttattttatcctttttttttttttgcatatatgccagttttctttaattttatgcctaccactgcactaggtcacttaactttaaccattttttttacatttaaattttcaattttgcatttttttaattttttcagttgctgcctcacagccagcatacttatttctatgtggcacttaaagttaatttacagtcaaaataccgtaaaatgatgaccctagttgcagcttagatatttatccattatcgtggtgagactcactgagggaggaatcattaaggctagtggcttcagaccttgcttgcagagttcttgtcctgttttaggacaaaatctctgctaaaatggggggctgttagtaatggcggtcattacgccaccttttttccaataacaaaagaccccgccagcatgggtcgaaatgccacgagttttgggaccctacccagagtctcacccccctcccaccatcctataccagtctactccccctgagatctcaatttcagctaccttctacaagtcacgtgagaacatcgaggtcccaggacaagggaagcgagctgtgaaggatgtggggacacgagatcaagcctgaccaataggacagcggtcaggccaatcccccctaccccccccccccaattgggggtcaagtggggttgatctacccagggaaaactggggatcttccttcgtaagtcagcatccataaggagaacatctgttccttcttcactcaacctccttgagggaaacatcatctctcttcaccctcaagacatcagggaggcaggacctctgtctacatctttccacaggggaaagaaaccagagtcatttttactaaaggtaaggtgtctgattttgagattctcaatatccttacccaacctgccatcccttcattatcacaccccatttttccttatcctctaaagaaatcctacccactgaaccttgtatcctatcccttatacccagaccacgtgtgccgtttagtcctagttttaattaattcaccctgtgacagtgttgattcccatgtgtaacgtttaaatccctaagcttggcattgtcatttaatttgcttaaaagtcttaaccacacgacttcatcgtgttccaagccggtagaagtaagtgtgctgataataattcaatttatttcccctttccagggaacgttgatggctgtgctggagtttcatccacggtcaaccaaactccacccgaagctcctcgtggcttaaattaaaatagttacctgttgtgctcccctttcttttattatttttttatttaattgttattgtaaatacataattttgtcagtattccttgtatcattgctgactggcgacctttaccattattatttgtttgttatggcccttgagtcccttaagcaaggccggactcgaaccagtggcccgtaacaatatatatatatatacacacacatatatatatatatatatatatatatatatatatattacggctggcaagttacacaacctcccaagTTCCATATTCACCTATTTGCGTTTTTATAAATCtgttacacatgaaaaaaaaattaataccccaGGTCTGAGGGAATTATATAActctcagacggcaatatataaaaacactaaatatccaaatgtctcttacatacactcaaaacaaactggataattattattaagaactattcaaaaacaacctcctACTTCAATTCTTAAACATGGATACAAGAGACTTTTCTAAAAGAGAagctggtgattgaaataatacacactttacaagaataaatatattttacaaaaaattacaacactttgaaagaatttaaataaaaaaataaatcactcaaaatattaaattttaacaaaAACTTGGACTatgagaggaaaaaaataaaaatgaaaattatacaatcacatgactcgaaatattaaatctgaacaaaaccttagattaagaccaaaaaaaaatattgcactctgaaaatcatataatcacttgtttcactggaaattaaattttgcacAAATATTTATTCTTGatcattaatgaaaatagataacctttaataCTCTACTAATTAAacttttattgaaattaaaaaaaaaagtaactgataaacttacgtgttTCTAGCTCGTACGAAAGTTTCGACCAGATAGcattacatacagtatacactTCACGTTTTTACAAAAATCTCACTggaccagttacaaagatttatatgaTACCAGCACGTACAAaaacataatatattataaattcCCTTAAAGTATATGTGGTATATAAGACTATACACTTTAGAGAGGACACAATCGAGGCTCTTGGGAGAGAGGATGAATTTtgactctttcacaggacaggctggatCCCTCCTGccctatgcattcctaggggcacatatatattgacttagttattctagattcttctGGGTAAGGAGGTTTAGAAACTTGCTGTCTCTAACGGTGCCAGAGTGACCATCTAGATACGATTTCAGGGGAacgaaccttgcttgcaaggtaaccttCCCTCAGCAGATCCGCCCATCCCCGTtctcttaataataaaaaaaagagaaagctaactctggggttttcaagaaccttctaaacacgtggcaaatataacatttgcataatctctcacaaacatgatgcaataccataaaaaaattacataagccctcgtccATACCTTGTAtggttcttactgcatacttaatcaagattatgtaagacttcgagGCGAAATACGTGGAATAaatagttaattcttgaaaataacgtaaatttacatatactgacttgaatgaaccATACAATGCAATGAACGACGTAAGTCTTACGCAATTTATATACAAATTCTCACCTTATGTGCTGGATATAcacttcttaaatacacaaatgtaatacatgaataaaacatttacTCCACACTATAGtttcttaatatttatatatatatacatatatatatatacatatacatatatatatatatatatatatatatatatatatatatatatatatatatgtatgtatatatatatatactgtatacacagtatatatatatatatatatatatatatatatatatatatatatatatatatatataaatacagtatgccCCTTCCTAAATTGAGATCCCTTAACTTGGTGAAAAGCTTTGATTAGccaagctctactagtcagggccactcacactcggttggtttgctgtgagcgatcagacaaaaatctcccaccatcagcaatctgcactggccagtatGGTAATGGAAACTGTCCTAACATTAAATAGGAATAAAGACATGTGTGAGgtgtttgtcctacagtggaatcgAAACGGCTGATCTGTTGTTtttgtacatatactgtgtatatgtgtgtatattacatatatatatatatatatatgcatatgtatatattataatctatatatataaattataatatatatatatatatatatatatatatatatagagagagagagagagagagagagagagagagagagagagagagagagagagagagagagagagagagagagactatttgtgtgtgtgcgtgcacgtgttGTATCCCTTTATCCCTTGATACATTGATAGGTATGAAATTTTGTTTAATCAAATTTGGAAATTTATCTATAAAATTTAAATATCACTATTCATGAAATTCTTACCACTTGCTAAGAACCTTAATTAAGCATACGAtctgtatatataaaacttactAGAAAATGGTTCGCCAAAGATGAAGCTATATCAATGATATCATCAAATGACTTGCATTTTAGCAGTTACAAAGAGTTTTAGGTAAtacattattatttaataaatagtTCATTCTTTTATTATGTGTTTCTTGTAGCGTCCCGATTTTCTATCTGGGTTACAGTTGActtctgataataataaaaaagataacaataatagaAGTAATATTCTTCCCTGTCTATATCTTTTAGACATTCTTatattcctatcatcttaaaaaggaaagtctatgatcagtgtatcctccccactgtcacctatggggccgaaacttggaatctaacaaaaaagctttcccttaaattacgaacaatgcagagagcacatgagagaattatgctaaatctaacatggaaggatagaaaaacagctaaatggatacgtcaaaaaactaaagtaatggatatccttgaaaccattagcaagctcaaatggaactgggcagggcacattgccaggaggACAGACAGCCGATgaacatcacgaacaaccttctggacaccccaaggatacacaagaaaccgaggaagacaaaaaacccgctggcgagatgacttagaccaacataagcaacagtggcacagaatagcttgcgatagaagtctgtggagaaacctggggaaggcctacatccaacaaaggacttttgaaggctgaaatgatgatgatgatgatgatatgagggTGTCCAGTCCCATCAGTCCTTTCCTACATAGGGACTCTAAATTGAAGAAATCCTTTGCAAATAGAGGTCAGGAGAAGGAATTGATCAGCTACCGTTACCATTTTTTTAGATATCAAGTGACATCAATGGTTGCAATAATCTGTGTACAATTAAAAGTGATGAAcgacttttgataataataatgataacaaataaaaataataaaagctataataataatgaagataaagataatcattatcatcattataacaatggtgactataataataataataataataataataataataataataataataataataataatgacttgttTAAATTGAATGCTAGCAATTACTTCTTCGGATGCGTTTACTCTGCAAGAAACTTTGTTCAAGTTCCCTATAATTTTCTTAACTTCCCTACTTTTATCAGCAAGCACATctgatattttcaatttcaaagagagagagagagagagagagagagagagagagagagagagagagagagagagagagagagagagagagagagagagcgtaatattTATCATCGTCTTCAGTTGTCTTCCAACAGACAGACacaatcaattattttctttttcacgaACGGACAAACAACAGACTTCAATTCACTTCACAAATCCCATCTTAATCTCTGCGGAATTGAAAACCCGAATGGTTCCAATCTTACTTTACCCCCAAGAGCACAAGTTTCTTACTGGCTGCTTAGCGACCCTCTTGGTTTCCTTCCCTCTTTTCCTCGTTTTTTTAATACATCTTTATGGATATTTCAATTTTTAGATTCTTTTACAACTATTGAGCCATCATTTATGTATTGGACAACTGTGTTACTATCGTATTTTTCTGTGAATAGATATTTAATGGTATGGctttcaaaaatcattttcttgATGGTTTCAtgagttgtggggggggggggggtttgctgaaTAGACAGAGATATAGAGTTTTAGTCCAacttatgtataataataataataagaatagggaagtggggaatatggggaaaggaagagtacccctggatacaatccagtttatagttcaaaggcaggtactcgggatgggaac encodes the following:
- the LOC137648069 gene encoding uncharacterized protein, which codes for MAGKGKNAHAALPADKQGNFEAVRKALIEAYKLSPENWRRQWRRLTKSPTTSWSDWGFQKDRLNTLWVEAAKCTSYDNLLELFKIEDFHRNAPPALSIYISEKNPATFRACCEYADEYELVRFNSGPPSSVPSGKSKPRQNPISPTKCGHCGRSNHLEANCRLKLSGQSTESTKQMNKPKVKVAKPNYASAYCEVYLLRGIQRVPLRCMKAVEPEPETENAPPEEDKWLADIDLGEVPWLSEVAREPSSYSNESEPRTPETYSEGAVLLTTTGNEANPNTSPGVSGESEGEASISPEDLGSRTELIKSQLLDETLKTYREAAYSDEAEMTNLSKENFLLKEGVLFRVTRGHHDPAEALCRQVVVPRNLRLVVLRIPFHDVLVDYVGPLPRSKRGNRFLLTMIDRFTRYLEAVPTRCANASHAVRGLTQFFCRFGFPATVQSDKGSHFMAREFKAAMEYHGVHHQTSTAYHPESQGLVERSHQTLKTVLTKFGEAGSSDWEENLPYALFALRQARSETTGYSPFELLYAHSTRGPLDILYEAWEDSSKASWVEELPDIQAKIRTAWEIAKASEAKVQGITKGHVDRKAQDRSFEVGDQVLVLRPGEQRPLSTKFTGPHKILGKKGKLNYLVDCGIRRAKWLHINLLKPYQQRANVVGTVTQVHSPESNSEVLANFKLVTPVLDTVKRDIVKNLLLQHPQVVRDTLGHTQLLEHKIDLVPGTCPIRQNYYRLNPQRAERVSEQIKLQLSLGLIEESESPWASLAWEEHLQTLGKVLRALQKANLVINLKKCTFGGTEITYLGHQVGRGKIMPKDANIRAIQEMPYPRTKKEAQRFLGMVQYFRRFVPNFSQVAAPITDLFKGKKLFCCTDECRAAYDHLKGILMSRPVLRAPDYTKPFALAVNASDIGVGAVLLRLSWVPHSDSREASVQTVGCLGYPTVTLEKLHPNSRLSWVPHSDSREASIQTVGCLGYPTVTLEKLPSKQSVVLGTPQ